From the genome of Opisthocomus hoazin isolate bOpiHoa1 chromosome 4, bOpiHoa1.hap1, whole genome shotgun sequence:
aaaagacttATAAAAGCTGAAGCTACCCTTTTAGAGGCCAAGTATTTACTACCTTACAGCAGCTGTGAGGCAGCGGTACCTGCACAGGCCAAGGCTCTTCATTAAGACTAGCCCCTTCCATCCTACCATTGTCATGCAAGACTACTGCTACGCTGCCCTTACAAGGACGGGTAGGTCCCTGCCACCCACAGCGCCAGGAAAGTTTGTTTCGCTCGCTGGCTCGTATTTTAAAGGTGGTTTTTAGAGAGAAACGCCGTTCAGCGGACGCGGCAGTCCAGTCCACCACTGGTCGGAGGTGGCCGACGGCAACCGAACCGGCGTGTCCGGAGCTCTGGGGCTGCCACAAAGACGAGTCAACCGCAGTTAACCGCTTTCCAACGTCCATCCCGACGCCTGACCGGATTTTGCTGCACGTCTCCGTGCCTCGCCACCAGCCCGCCCCACGCACCTCAGCCTCTCGGGCCAGTCAGTAGCCGCGGCTCCGTCATCCCACTCACGGTTCCAAGCAGGCTGCCCCGGAggcgggggagcggggtgccTCCAGGCCGCGGCTCTGCAGCCCGGCACAGCGCCCGCGCTGAGGGGCGGCTCGGCCGGCCGGCCCCGACACCGCCGGCCCGGAACGCGGCGCAACGAGTTCGGAGAGCCGCCGgcgctgctgcttcttcttgctCGAAGAACGGCGAGCGGAGCCCAGCCGGAATGCGACGGAGCCGTCCTCACCCTGCCCGGCCGCGGCGTCTTCGCGCCCCGCCCGGCGCCAGCCCCGgcctcccggcccggccgcgcggCTCACAGCGGCAGCGCCTTCCCGCGGCGGCGCAGCGCGGCGCTGAGGAGGCCGCCCAGGCGGCGCAGGCCGGCGGCGCCCCCGGGCAGCGCGGCCAGCAGCGCGCCGGCGGCGACGGCCAGCTGCGCGGCGGCCCCCAGCGCCGTCAGCGGGGCGCTGCGCAGCCCCAGCGCCGCGTACAGGGTGCCGCCGAGGGCGCCCAGGTAGAGGAGCGAGCCACGGCCGGGCTCCCGCAGCAGGCGGGCGGGCCCGCGCAGCAGGGCGGCGGCGCTCAGGGCGCAGAGCGAGCCGAGGGACCAGAGAAGCGCGAACTTGCGGgcgcggagcagcagcagcggcgcgTACAGCGCGGCCAGCCCGAAGCAGAGggcggccagcagcaggcacagcccgctccccgccagccgcTGCCAGCGCGACAGACCCGGCAGGCACGGGTCCGCCTCGGCCGCCCACGGCCACCCCGAGCCTGAGCCCgagccggccgctgcggggggggggtggccgccGCTGCCCGGCGGGAAGGGGTTCAGCGGGCCCAGCCAGGCCCCCAGtccgccgctccccgcctccTCCTGCGAGCAGCCGGCGGGCGGCGACGCGGGGGCCGCGCTGGAAccaccggcggcggcggccttcgaCTGCGCCAGGTACTCCTGCAACTGCCGGCCCAGGTCCGCCATGGCGGGGCCGGGAACCCGCTCGCCGGCGCTACAACACCCGGCCCGCCTgccccgccgccatcttgcgcCGTAGCTGCATCCGGGTTACCGGCCGTCTCCGGCGGCCCGCCCTCGCGCGGGGCGGTGCGCGTgcgcgcggggccgggagggggctgAGGCGGGCGGCTGCGCGGTCCCTTAAGGGCGATGTGGGGCCGTGAGGGGCTGAGGCGGGCGGTTGTGTGGTCCCTTAAGGGCGATGTGGGGCCATGAGGGGCTGAGGCGGGCGGCTGCGCGGTCCCTTAAGGGCGATGTGGGGCCGTGAGGGGCTGAGGCGGGCGGCTGCGCGGTCCCTTAAGGGCGATGTGGGGCCGTGAGGCGGGCTGTGAGGGGCGGCTTCTCGCCTGCCGGTCGCTTCGAAGGAAAGGGAGATGCGTCTGGCAGAAGGTGCGGGGAGGCCTCTCAGGCAGGGGGTGCCGGggttctgctgctggagggagagcctgcttcagctgctcctcgttgAGGCTTGGTGGCTGCGAGCAGTCGCAGTTTACCGTttcagcagctggaaagaagGCTGTGTCACCTTCAGAATGTGGATTGGTAAGAGAAAGATGGTATTCGGTGTGGGTGCTGCTCCCGAGTAGCCCCAGGGGACGCAGCAGGCGAGAGGAGGGATGGCCCGGGCTGGTGGGCCCGTGGCTGGGAGAGAGCCCTGCTCTTCCCGGGACCGCTGGCAGCACCCGGAGTTGTCTCCTCACGCACTCGGTCCAAGTGCTCTCGGCTTCTGTCTAAAGGGAGAACTGTAAGAGTGGAGATGTTGCATGTTGGCCCCCAGAAACCATCCCAACAGGAGAGACTGGAGATGACTGAGCTTGCCTGTTTGTTACTGTGtgctcagccacatctgttgAATTGGTAGTTCTTTATTAGTAAGATTACCCATTACCCTTAGCCAACCGTTAAACCAAAATAAGAACAACTAACTCAATTCTTCACCCTAGTTTAGGTGCTTAAAAATATCAAATACTAATTTAACCTGTATGATTCTAAATGTTTACTGCAGGGCTGAAAAATGAGGTGTTTGGATACCACGAAACAGCACAGTTTCCTTCACCAGTCCCGAGCTTGCAACAACGCCTGTAGCAATGGTGAGTCACGTCGCACTGGGCAGCCTTGCAAGATGCGAATAAAATTTGAAATCGGCTTTGGGCAGAAGCTCCCTGTCCTGTGTGGTGGATCGCTGTAGCGTCGCATTACTGTGTTGGAGAACACAAAACTCTTTTAGGTGCTCGGGACAAAGTTCGAGGAGGGATTAGACGTTATCGAAAATGTCGGACATGGAGGGGTCCTCGTTGGGGAGCGTGATCCCTCGAAGTGAGGACGCCTTCCAGATGTGTCTTCTGCTGCCCCGAGGGTAAAAGATGCCCCAAAGCTGTTTGCCCCTCACCTTGGGGGTGTGTGAGGGGTGTCGCAGCGGGCAGGAACTGTGGCcgctttgttaaaaaaataaattgtcacGCCAGCGAGGTGTATGTCAGATAGAACTGTGTGCCAGGTAACGGCCTGGGGACAAAACCGTACCGTGCGCGTTGCCCCTCTCCCTCCCGGGCTCACGGCGGCTGCCGAGGTGGGAGCGGGCCCGGTCCCCGGGGCCCCGCTCTGCCGCCTCGTTGCTCaatatttctttccctttatAGGAAAAGTATgcgcggggcccggggggggctgccctgAGTCACCGGGGGCCGCGGCTCCCGCCCACGCCCAGGGGGCCCGGGACGGCCCGGGGCGGGGTTTGTGCCGCCGCCGGGGCTGGAGCCGCCGAGCCGAGCCCCGTGTCCCGGCCTCGCAACCCCTCCGTTGCCGCGCCGCCATGACGGGCAGGTAAGGCCGGGGAGCCCCGGGTTCTCGTGGCTCTCCTCCCGGGAGGCCGGCTCCCGTACCGgagcgggcggctgcgggccgTGCGGGGTCGGGAACTGGACCTCGTGGAAGGGCAGAGTCGGGGCTGCCCCGCTGTGCCGCACCCTGCGCGGGGCCGTGGCGGCGGGAAGAGCAGAaacagagctgggaaggagcagctgCGGGTCTGAGCGGTGTCTGCCCG
Proteins encoded in this window:
- the SFT2D3 gene encoding vesicle transport protein SFT2C — encoded protein: MADLGRQLQEYLAQSKAAAAGGSSAAPASPPAGCSQEEAGSGGLGAWLGPLNPFPPGSGGHPPPAAAGSGSGSGWPWAAEADPCLPGLSRWQRLAGSGLCLLLAALCFGLAALYAPLLLLRARKFALLWSLGSLCALSAAALLRGPARLLREPGRGSLLYLGALGGTLYAALGLRSAPLTALGAAAQLAVAAGALLAALPGGAAGLRRLGGLLSAALRRRGKALPL